In Leptospira perdikensis, the genomic window GTTTTCATCGAGAACTGTGTCTATAACAGAAGTGTCTGGCGAAAATTCGGGGATCTGTTGGAAAAGGGAAAGGACGGTGTTTTTGGAACGAATGACTTCCCCTGATTCGGGTTTCATCTTTCCGGCCGCCATTTGGAAGAGGGTGGTTTTTCCGGAACCGTTCGGGCCAACAATAGCAACACGACATCCTGGTTTGATATGCCAGCTGAATCCCTCAAAGAGAACTTTGGGGCCGAAATGTTGGTGGATTTGGATGAATTGGATCAAGGGTGTGAAAACCCGCCAATGAGGCGGGGGATTTAGGAAGGACTAACCTTATTTCTTGGCTAGAAGTTCCGCCTTTCTTTCACGAAGGTGTCTTACATAAAGGCTTGATTCACCATTCATGGTTTCAACAGACTTTTTGATGGCTGCGTCAATTTCGTCTACAGTCATCTTTGCGATTTTTTTGTTCTTATTTTCTTTTTCTTCTGACATGGAAGTTTTCCCCTTTTAGGTACGTCACTGAGATTCTTCCAGGGTTTCCTCGGTAAATGAGACTGCAAGAAAAATAAGACAAAAATACAGACAAGTTCCAAACTGACCGCATGAAACGCCTCCGACGATTTTTCAGTGAAGTGTACTTGTACGATGTCCATGGCCTGGCTTCGGAACTTTCGTTTACCTTCCTTTTGACCTTGTTTCCACTCCTGGTTGTTTTTGTGACTTTGCTCGGGCTTTTACAAGATCCAAAAACCATCAATTTGATGACGGACCAAATCGGAAAATTTTTACCTGCACCTATTTTTCAACCCATAGACAAAAGTGTTGAGAATCTAACAAAAGTTAAAAGTTATAATGTGATCGCTCTTAGTATTGCCATTTCGTTTTTTTCGAGTTTGACCATCTTTGGAACCATATCCAAAGCACTTCGGTTTATTTCTCGGGATGAAACTAAGGTTGGTTTTATCGCTTCGCAGTGGATCAACTTTCGATTACTTGTGATTTCTCTCTTATTACTGGTTTTGTATTTTTATCTGACTTATGGACTGGTTGCTACAGAACGGTTTTTGTTTCAAAAATTTCGGTTTGGGTTTTTTAGATACAATCCATACTTATCGGTATCACTGATCTCTTTGCCTTATTGTGTAGGACTATTTACATTCTATTATGCTTATATTACTAAAGCAAAAACTACCTTAAAAGAAAATTTACCTGGTGCGATTTTTGCGTCGTTACTCGTTCTTGGGATGAGTTTTGGATTTCAAGGTTATCTCAAAATGAAAAACGTTGGAGTGAATTATTCCTTAGCTTATGATTTAATTTCTAAAATGGTAGTGTTGATGTTGTATACTTATATCAACTCTACTTTTTTTATTTGGGGATTTTTATGGAACCAAGTCCTTGCCGATGATCGAAATAAAAAATCTCATTCTAAAAAATAATCGGGTTCTAAGATTCTTGGGCAAAAGGAGATAATGATTCCAAAATAGTGGCGTGCCAAGGAATGAAATAACCATTCTCCGCCAGAAGAAAGGATATCATCGGCATCAAGGTCGGTGTATCCTTTTTTATGAAACAATTGGTCAAGACTCCAGTTTTCTTCCCCTGGAATCACTTGGACTTTG contains:
- a CDS encoding YihY/virulence factor BrkB family protein, which translates into the protein MKRLRRFFSEVYLYDVHGLASELSFTFLLTLFPLLVVFVTLLGLLQDPKTINLMTDQIGKFLPAPIFQPIDKSVENLTKVKSYNVIALSIAISFFSSLTIFGTISKALRFISRDETKVGFIASQWINFRLLVISLLLLVLYFYLTYGLVATERFLFQKFRFGFFRYNPYLSVSLISLPYCVGLFTFYYAYITKAKTTLKENLPGAIFASLLVLGMSFGFQGYLKMKNVGVNYSLAYDLISKMVVLMLYTYINSTFFIWGFLWNQVLADDRNKKSHSKK